One genomic region from Haloarcula taiwanensis encodes:
- a CDS encoding multidrug ABC transporter permease, with protein sequence MAATPSVSEKYASLRRVALYRPALTGSIVAASLFVMLLEGVGLSFLFPILDAAQAGQGLPLQADGVTGQFLSAYAAAGLPLTLEFMLVGLACVMVIRYTASFAVKWLAAKLTQTYERDLKNRAYELAMGASVAYYDDKGSDDIMNTILTQTRYAGRVIGRIIQFFQQGILCLVYIGIALAIAPVLAVGAAVALGGVTAIIRYGIEPGYAVGDRVATANEQLQETTQAGTQGIRDVKLFGMRDGLLAEFRDTLDRYTATSVAVRRNQVAIGSLYRLSVSLLLFGLVYVAISFRALSIAELGVFLFAMLRLAPRLSSLNSTIYAIEGELPHLVRTHQFIDRLEAQQEPTNGQSVPARIEALAFENVSFAYEDEPVLADFSMAVERGEFVGIVGESGGGKSTVVSLLTRLYEPDSGDILANGTPISTYALDEWRDAVAMVRQDPHIFNDSLRYNLTVGRDISDETLYEVAEKALVLEFLEDLPQGLDTVLGDDGVKLSGGQRQRVALARALLTDAEILVLDEATSDLDSNLERQIHRTVETLDGDQTVIAIAHRLSTVSNADRIYTVADGQVTEQGSHAELLDDGGTYAELYAMQGTAATQSSSG encoded by the coding sequence GTGGCTGCTACTCCCTCCGTCAGTGAAAAATACGCATCGTTGCGCCGCGTGGCACTGTACCGTCCGGCGTTGACAGGGAGTATCGTCGCAGCCAGCCTCTTCGTGATGCTACTGGAGGGTGTTGGCCTCTCGTTCCTGTTTCCGATACTCGACGCCGCACAGGCCGGGCAGGGTCTCCCGCTTCAGGCGGACGGCGTCACCGGTCAGTTCCTTTCGGCGTACGCCGCTGCAGGACTGCCGCTCACGCTCGAATTCATGTTGGTCGGCCTCGCGTGCGTGATGGTTATCCGATACACGGCATCGTTTGCGGTGAAATGGCTCGCAGCGAAGCTTACACAGACGTACGAACGCGATCTCAAGAACAGGGCCTACGAACTGGCGATGGGCGCGTCGGTTGCCTACTACGACGACAAGGGGTCCGACGACATCATGAACACGATTCTGACACAGACCCGGTACGCTGGCCGTGTCATCGGTCGGATCATCCAGTTCTTCCAGCAGGGAATCCTCTGCCTGGTGTATATCGGAATCGCACTGGCTATCGCACCGGTGCTGGCAGTCGGTGCGGCTGTCGCCCTCGGCGGCGTCACGGCGATTATCAGATACGGCATCGAGCCCGGCTACGCTGTCGGCGACCGTGTGGCGACGGCAAACGAACAACTGCAGGAGACAACACAGGCGGGGACGCAGGGGATCCGTGACGTGAAGCTGTTTGGTATGCGCGACGGACTGCTTGCTGAGTTCCGGGATACACTCGACCGATACACTGCAACCAGTGTCGCCGTTCGCCGGAACCAGGTCGCAATCGGAAGCCTCTATCGGCTCTCAGTCTCGCTGCTCCTGTTTGGGCTCGTCTACGTCGCCATCAGTTTTCGGGCGCTGTCTATCGCGGAACTCGGCGTGTTCCTGTTCGCGATGCTCCGACTCGCCCCCCGGCTGAGTTCGCTCAACTCTACCATCTACGCTATCGAGGGGGAGCTCCCACATCTGGTCCGAACCCACCAGTTTATCGACCGCCTTGAGGCCCAGCAGGAGCCAACTAACGGGCAGTCGGTTCCGGCCCGAATCGAGGCCCTCGCGTTCGAGAACGTCTCGTTCGCCTACGAGGACGAGCCAGTGCTTGCGGACTTCTCGATGGCTGTCGAGCGGGGGGAGTTCGTTGGCATCGTCGGCGAATCCGGCGGCGGTAAATCAACAGTCGTCTCGTTGCTCACTCGGCTCTACGAGCCGGACAGTGGTGACATCCTGGCAAACGGGACGCCGATTTCGACATATGCCCTTGACGAATGGCGTGACGCTGTTGCGATGGTCCGACAGGACCCGCATATCTTCAACGACTCCTTGCGGTACAACCTCACCGTCGGCAGGGATATTTCCGACGAGACGCTGTACGAGGTCGCAGAGAAGGCCCTCGTTCTCGAATTTCTCGAGGACCTCCCGCAAGGGCTCGACACGGTGCTGGGCGACGACGGCGTGAAACTCTCCGGCGGGCAACGCCAGCGCGTCGCACTGGCCCGCGCGCTGCTGACGGATGCAGAGATACTCGTACTCGATGAGGCAACCAGCGACCTCGACTCGAATCTGGAACGGCAAATCCACCGTACTGTCGAGACGCTTGACGGGGACCAGACCGTGATCGCAATCGCCCACCGGCTCTCGACCGTCTCGAACGCCGACCGAATCTACACCGTCGCGGACGGGCAGGTCACAGAACAGGGCAGCCACGCCGAACTACTCGACGACGGCGGGACGTACGCGGAGCTGTACGCGATGCAGGGAACGGCAGCCACACAGTCTTCAAGCGGTTGA
- a CDS encoding SAM-dependent methyltransferase has protein sequence MEPLDRYRPIIDDFEAFIDACERPLPSAVRVNTIKATVERVRTALADTDIAHDPVDWHDGLFVLPDDSPGANWPYFHGWIHGQEEVSAIPATVLDPQPGDRVWDACAAPGSKTTQLAALMDDTGEVVATDNNLGRISALRTNTERLGATTVAVTHEDGRNHSLKPFGGEGYDRALVDVPCSCEGTIRKNPDTLADWSLSHVEGISGVQKGILKRAVEVTKPGGTVVYSTCTFAPEENEAVLDYVLDEVACEIVEYDLPLDHAPGITEWQDERFDPRVANAKRIYPHHNDTGGFFCAKLEVRAE, from the coding sequence ATGGAACCACTCGACCGCTACCGACCCATCATCGACGACTTCGAGGCGTTCATCGACGCGTGTGAACGCCCGCTGCCGTCGGCCGTTCGGGTCAACACCATCAAAGCAACCGTCGAGCGGGTCCGGACGGCGCTCGCCGACACGGACATCGCCCACGACCCCGTCGACTGGCACGACGGCCTGTTCGTCCTGCCCGATGACTCTCCCGGCGCGAACTGGCCGTACTTCCACGGCTGGATTCACGGCCAGGAAGAGGTGTCGGCGATTCCGGCGACCGTACTGGACCCGCAGCCCGGCGACCGGGTCTGGGACGCCTGTGCCGCGCCGGGCAGCAAGACGACCCAGCTCGCCGCGCTGATGGACGACACCGGCGAGGTCGTCGCGACCGACAACAACCTCGGGCGCATCTCGGCGCTGCGGACGAACACCGAGCGGCTGGGCGCGACGACGGTCGCCGTCACCCACGAGGACGGCCGCAACCACTCGCTCAAGCCCTTCGGCGGCGAGGGGTACGACCGCGCGCTCGTCGACGTGCCCTGCTCCTGTGAGGGGACCATCCGAAAGAACCCCGACACGCTGGCGGACTGGTCGCTCTCGCACGTCGAAGGCATCTCCGGTGTTCAGAAAGGCATCCTCAAGCGGGCCGTCGAGGTGACCAAGCCGGGCGGCACCGTCGTCTACTCCACCTGCACGTTCGCTCCGGAGGAAAACGAGGCCGTGCTGGACTACGTGCTCGACGAGGTGGCCTGTGAAATCGTCGAGTACGACCTCCCACTGGACCACGCTCCGGGCATCACCGAGTGGCAGGACGAGCGCTTCGACCCCCGCGTGGCAAACGCCAAGCGCATCTATCCGCATCACAACGATACGGGCGGGTTCTTCTGTGCGAAACTGGAGGTGCGAGCGGAATGA
- a CDS encoding 3-isopropylmalate dehydratase: protein MAHIQVHRDDISLDSPTLIEGLPGVGLVGKIAADHLVDVYDMEYYASAHCEGLPEIAVYETDDPDVRPPVRLYADEDRDLLVLQSDAPISPSGAKEFAGCMVSWFEANDATPVYLSGRPAEKDGVPGVYGISTGDGARLLAEAEVTPPSENGAITGPTGALVHESQRIGLTSVGLIVEADQQFPDPEAARALLQTGLSPLADFEIDTEALVEQAEEIGRAKAQLAQQLQENQEESTSARPLGMYQ, encoded by the coding sequence ATGGCACACATACAGGTCCACCGCGACGACATTTCTCTCGACTCACCGACATTGATCGAGGGACTCCCGGGCGTGGGGCTCGTCGGCAAGATCGCCGCTGACCACCTTGTCGATGTCTACGACATGGAGTACTACGCGTCGGCCCACTGTGAGGGGTTGCCAGAAATCGCCGTGTACGAAACGGACGACCCAGACGTTCGCCCGCCGGTCCGGCTGTACGCGGACGAGGACCGCGACCTGCTTGTCCTCCAGAGCGATGCCCCGATCTCCCCGTCCGGCGCGAAGGAGTTCGCCGGCTGTATGGTCAGCTGGTTCGAGGCTAACGACGCGACGCCGGTCTATCTCAGCGGCCGTCCGGCCGAGAAAGACGGGGTTCCGGGCGTGTACGGCATCTCGACGGGCGACGGGGCGAGGCTGCTCGCCGAGGCGGAGGTAACTCCGCCCTCTGAGAACGGCGCGATCACTGGGCCGACCGGCGCGCTGGTCCACGAGTCACAGCGAATCGGCCTGACGAGTGTCGGACTCATCGTCGAAGCCGACCAGCAGTTCCCCGACCCGGAAGCGGCGCGGGCGCTGCTCCAGACGGGCCTCAGTCCGCTAGCTGACTTCGAAATCGACACCGAGGCGCTGGTCGAGCAGGCTGAAGAAATCGGGCGCGCCAAGGCACAGCTGGCACAGCAACTACAGGAGAATCAAGAGGAGAGTACGAGCGCGCGACCGCTCGGGATGTATCAGTAA
- a CDS encoding signal peptide peptidase SppA, producing the protein MAGADDIVRGLLVVIVVAIGTVLGWVLFVRTPDNLAQLLGVLLVVAVAVATARIGSNIASSLLPVHNVAEVAVEGPISRDGGSGITSPPVGASADDIVEQIERADEDRGSKALLLKLNTPGGEIVPSEDIRIAAEEFDGPTIAYATDVCASGGYDIAAGCDELWAREGSIVGSIGVVGSRVNAKELADRLGLSYEQFTAGEYKDAGVPLKEMSEDEREYLQGIVDDYYDQFIDTVAEGREMDTETLKATEARIFLGEEADERGLVDRLGTRDDVEASLEQRLGEDVTIKEYEPERGLAGKLRGGAQQVAFALGAGIAGVADGDIEGLSFRR; encoded by the coding sequence ATGGCGGGCGCAGATGACATCGTTCGTGGGCTACTGGTCGTAATCGTCGTCGCTATCGGCACGGTTCTGGGATGGGTGCTGTTTGTCAGAACACCTGACAACCTCGCCCAGTTGCTCGGCGTCCTGCTGGTCGTCGCTGTCGCCGTCGCCACAGCCCGTATCGGCAGCAACATCGCCAGCTCCCTCCTCCCGGTACACAACGTCGCGGAGGTCGCTGTCGAAGGGCCGATCAGCCGTGACGGCGGTAGCGGCATCACCAGCCCGCCGGTCGGTGCGTCGGCTGACGACATCGTCGAACAGATCGAACGGGCCGACGAGGACCGCGGCTCGAAGGCACTGCTCCTGAAGCTCAACACGCCGGGAGGCGAAATCGTCCCCAGCGAGGACATCCGCATCGCCGCCGAGGAGTTCGACGGCCCGACCATCGCTTACGCGACGGACGTGTGTGCAAGCGGCGGCTACGACATCGCCGCCGGCTGTGACGAGCTGTGGGCGCGAGAGGGCTCTATCGTCGGGTCAATCGGCGTCGTCGGATCGCGGGTCAACGCCAAGGAACTGGCCGACCGGTTGGGCCTCTCTTACGAGCAGTTCACCGCCGGTGAGTACAAGGACGCCGGCGTGCCGCTGAAGGAGATGTCCGAGGACGAGCGCGAGTACCTGCAGGGTATCGTTGACGATTATTACGACCAGTTCATCGACACCGTGGCCGAGGGCCGCGAGATGGACACCGAGACGCTCAAAGCCACCGAGGCGCGTATCTTCCTCGGCGAGGAAGCGGACGAGCGTGGACTCGTCGACCGACTCGGCACGCGAGACGATGTCGAGGCGAGTCTGGAACAACGGCTGGGCGAGGATGTGACGATCAAGGAGTACGAGCCTGAACGCGGACTTGCAGGGAAACTCCGCGGGGGCGCACAGCAGGTCGCCTTCGCCCTCGGTGCGGGTATCGCCGGCGTCGCCGACGGCGATATCGAAGGCCTCTCCTTCCGGCGATAG
- a CDS encoding ATP-binding protein, translating into MTDGAWVSLFSGGKDSSWALYRALERGHPLERLVTVHPDGDSYMYHVPATRLARLAAESIGIPLVEVEPADFEAEDVSDSGEQGDAELEPLEAALRELDDELDGGITGVTAGAVESEYQTTRIESMAERLEANVFAPLWQENPRDLADAMLDAGFEIQIIRVAAYGLDESWLGRTLDADALDELESLNDEYGVHILGEGGEFETLVTDGPHMDRRIELAYETEWDGSRGTLKIEDAWLA; encoded by the coding sequence ATGACAGACGGCGCGTGGGTTTCGCTGTTCTCCGGCGGCAAAGACTCCTCGTGGGCGCTGTACCGGGCACTGGAACGAGGCCATCCCCTCGAACGCCTGGTGACGGTCCACCCGGACGGCGACTCGTACATGTACCACGTCCCGGCGACCCGGTTAGCCCGCCTGGCTGCCGAGAGTATCGGCATCCCACTGGTCGAGGTCGAGCCTGCCGATTTCGAGGCCGAGGACGTGTCCGACTCGGGCGAGCAGGGCGACGCCGAACTCGAACCGCTGGAAGCAGCACTGCGCGAACTCGACGATGAACTGGACGGCGGCATCACCGGTGTCACCGCCGGGGCTGTCGAGAGCGAGTACCAGACGACCCGCATCGAATCGATGGCCGAACGACTCGAAGCCAACGTGTTCGCGCCGCTGTGGCAAGAGAACCCACGCGACCTCGCCGACGCGATGCTGGATGCCGGCTTCGAAATACAGATTATCCGCGTGGCCGCCTACGGCCTCGACGAGTCCTGGCTGGGTCGCACGCTCGACGCCGACGCGCTCGACGAACTGGAATCGCTCAACGACGAGTACGGTGTCCACATCCTCGGGGAGGGCGGCGAGTTCGAGACGCTGGTCACCGACGGCCCGCACATGGACCGGCGAATCGAACTGGCGTACGAGACGGAGTGGGACGGCAGTCGGGGGACGCTCAAAATCGAAGACGCGTGGCTGGCGTAA
- a CDS encoding glucose-1-phosphate thymidylyltransferase, whose translation MKAIVLAGGYATRLWPVTKHRPKMLLPVGETTVIDRILGELEADDRITDVFVSTNQRFADDFRDHIAASNFEKPSLTVEETAEEDEKFGVVGALAQLVDREGLGDEALLVIAGDNLISFDIAEFVDYFEQYDDPTLAAYDVGSLEKASSYGLIELDGEEVTEFQEKPDDPTSTLVSIACYAFPPGAIRFDEYLEDGNNPDEPGWFIQWLVDDGPVRAFTFDDAWYDIGTPESYLEAVAWELDGDSVVAEDATIENTTLGANVHVLSGAEVVNSSLDNTIVFPDTMILDSDIRQSIIDRETQVESLDLAGALIGAHTQLTDGS comes from the coding sequence ATGAAAGCGATTGTCCTTGCAGGCGGGTACGCCACCCGACTCTGGCCTGTCACCAAGCACCGGCCCAAGATGCTGCTTCCTGTCGGTGAGACGACTGTCATCGACCGGATTCTCGGCGAGTTAGAGGCGGACGATCGCATTACCGACGTGTTTGTCAGCACGAACCAGCGGTTTGCCGACGACTTCCGGGACCACATCGCCGCGAGCAACTTCGAGAAGCCGTCCCTGACCGTCGAGGAAACCGCCGAGGAGGACGAGAAGTTCGGCGTCGTCGGCGCACTCGCCCAACTGGTCGACCGGGAAGGACTCGGCGATGAAGCCCTGCTGGTCATTGCCGGCGACAACCTCATTAGCTTCGACATCGCGGAGTTCGTCGATTACTTCGAGCAGTACGACGACCCCACGCTCGCCGCCTACGATGTCGGATCCCTAGAAAAGGCCAGCTCTTACGGTCTCATCGAACTCGACGGCGAGGAAGTTACGGAGTTCCAGGAGAAGCCCGACGACCCCACCAGTACCCTCGTCTCGATTGCCTGCTACGCCTTTCCGCCCGGTGCGATTCGTTTCGACGAGTACCTCGAAGACGGGAACAATCCGGACGAACCCGGCTGGTTCATCCAGTGGCTCGTCGACGACGGGCCGGTCCGTGCGTTCACCTTCGACGACGCCTGGTACGACATCGGGACGCCCGAAAGCTATCTGGAGGCCGTCGCGTGGGAACTCGACGGGGACAGCGTTGTCGCGGAGGACGCGACCATCGAGAACACTACGCTCGGAGCGAACGTCCACGTCCTCTCGGGAGCCGAGGTCGTCAACTCAAGCCTCGACAACACCATCGTGTTCCCGGACACGATGATCCTCGATTCGGATATCCGCCAGTCGATTATCGACCGAGAGACACAGGTCGAGAGTTTAGACCTCGCCGGCGCACTCATCGGTGCACACACGCAGCTGACGGACGGGAGCTAA
- a CDS encoding NTP pyrophosphohydrolase codes for MTDDADGQGTADANLTEKINQTNVDERISSLEAAYDEVPVTEKTFELSPDEYADVFTATRGTGYSGNSVVFVTRDGSNFPDLSQQIPEQAAGDTRDRVLLVLGRGADMWALPGGGKGDEYESVQGTAMRRVNEQTGIRCTVTGVAEVVHSKYYPNTDAQGSVHTLDIYLEAEYKKGSLDVDESELVGAAWFAEPPERLTPGAEERFAALLDDK; via the coding sequence ATGACTGACGACGCCGACGGGCAGGGGACTGCGGATGCGAACCTCACGGAAAAGATCAACCAGACGAACGTCGACGAGCGCATTTCCAGTCTGGAGGCGGCCTACGACGAGGTTCCGGTCACCGAGAAGACCTTCGAGCTATCACCTGACGAATATGCCGACGTGTTTACTGCGACACGTGGCACTGGGTACTCCGGGAACAGCGTCGTGTTCGTCACCCGAGACGGCTCCAATTTTCCGGACCTAAGCCAGCAGATACCCGAGCAGGCTGCCGGCGACACCCGCGACCGGGTGCTGCTGGTGCTGGGGCGCGGCGCTGACATGTGGGCACTCCCGGGCGGCGGCAAGGGCGATGAGTACGAGTCAGTGCAAGGGACAGCCATGCGCCGTGTCAACGAACAGACAGGGATCCGCTGTACGGTCACTGGAGTCGCGGAGGTCGTCCACTCCAAGTACTATCCGAACACCGATGCACAGGGGTCGGTACATACGCTCGATATCTACCTCGAAGCGGAGTACAAGAAGGGGAGCCTCGACGTGGACGAGTCGGAACTCGTCGGCGCGGCGTGGTTCGCGGAGCCACCCGAGCGCCTGACGCCGGGAGCCGAGGAACGGTTTGCGGCCCTCCTCGACGACAAGTGA
- a CDS encoding methylmalonyl-CoA epimerase, which yields MQFDHAGIATDDADPLAELFADAFGTPVVHEETFDGLHVTFLEMDNGYFELLEPLPDADGAIPRYLDSNGPGIHHVALATDDIAAALETVSDCGIDRIDEEPRPGAWGHDVAFLHPKSTGGVLVELVEH from the coding sequence ATGCAATTCGACCACGCCGGCATCGCGACGGATGACGCCGACCCGCTCGCAGAACTGTTCGCTGACGCCTTCGGGACACCGGTCGTCCACGAGGAGACGTTTGATGGCCTCCACGTGACGTTTCTGGAAATGGACAACGGCTACTTCGAACTGCTAGAGCCGCTGCCGGACGCCGACGGCGCGATTCCCAGATACCTCGACAGCAACGGTCCAGGCATCCACCACGTGGCGCTAGCGACAGACGACATTGCTGCCGCGCTGGAGACTGTCAGTGACTGTGGTATCGACCGAATCGACGAGGAACCGCGACCTGGCGCGTGGGGCCACGACGTGGCGTTCCTCCATCCGAAGTCGACCGGCGGCGTGCTCGTGGAACTGGTCGAGCACTGA
- a CDS encoding methylmalonyl-CoA mutase — MFDPDELAEIRESKAQWEEDDVQPTVDRFGERKETFTTDTEGHEVDRLYTPEDISDVDYEEDIGFPGQEPYTRGVYPTGYRGRLWTMRQYAGMGTATETNERFNYLLDQGQTGLSMAFDLPTQMGYDSDHAMAAGEVGKTGVAIDSLDDMETVFDGIPLDEVSTSMTINAPASVLLAMYIAVGDKQGVDREELRGTIQNDVLKEYIARNTFIYPPEPSMRLITDIFEFCAAETPKFNTISISGYHIREAGSTAAQEIAFTLGDGIEYVEAAIDAGLDVDEFAPQLSFFFASYNNIFEEVAKFRAARRLWARIMDERFDAQNPKSKQLKFHTQTAGSTLTAQQIENNVVRVSYQALAAVLGGTQSLHTNGKDEAIGLPTEESVRTALRTQQILAHESGAADTIDPLAGSYYVESLTDELEAEARELIEEVDERGGMRRSIEEQWVQRQIQDVAFERQREQEEGERIIVGVNEYQVEEEGEQDIEEVDEAVEQAQQDNVATVREERDEEAVEAKLDALRAAAEGDENVMPYIIDAVKAYATTGEVCDVFRDVFGEYQPGSSM; from the coding sequence ATGTTTGACCCCGACGAGCTGGCGGAGATACGGGAGTCGAAGGCTCAGTGGGAAGAAGACGACGTCCAGCCCACCGTCGACCGCTTTGGCGAACGTAAGGAGACGTTCACCACGGACACCGAGGGACACGAAGTAGACCGTCTGTACACCCCCGAAGACATCTCCGATGTCGACTACGAGGAGGACATCGGCTTCCCCGGCCAGGAGCCATACACTCGCGGCGTGTATCCGACCGGCTATCGGGGCCGACTCTGGACGATGCGCCAGTACGCTGGGATGGGGACCGCGACGGAGACCAACGAACGGTTCAACTACCTGCTCGATCAGGGCCAGACCGGGCTGTCGATGGCGTTTGACCTGCCGACGCAGATGGGCTACGACTCCGACCACGCGATGGCCGCCGGCGAGGTGGGCAAGACCGGCGTCGCTATCGACTCACTCGACGACATGGAGACCGTGTTCGACGGCATCCCGCTGGACGAGGTGTCGACGAGCATGACCATCAACGCTCCCGCATCGGTGCTTTTGGCGATGTACATCGCTGTCGGCGACAAGCAGGGCGTCGACCGCGAGGAACTTCGCGGGACCATCCAGAACGACGTCCTCAAAGAATACATCGCCCGGAACACGTTCATCTACCCGCCGGAGCCGTCGATGCGGCTCATCACCGACATCTTCGAGTTCTGCGCCGCCGAGACGCCGAAGTTCAACACCATCTCCATTTCAGGGTATCACATCCGCGAGGCCGGCTCCACGGCCGCGCAGGAGATCGCGTTCACCCTCGGCGACGGCATAGAGTACGTCGAAGCCGCCATCGACGCCGGCCTCGATGTGGACGAGTTCGCGCCCCAGCTATCGTTCTTCTTTGCCTCCTACAACAACATCTTCGAGGAGGTGGCGAAGTTCCGGGCGGCGCGTCGCCTCTGGGCGAGAATCATGGACGAGCGCTTCGACGCCCAGAACCCGAAGTCCAAACAGTTGAAGTTCCACACTCAGACCGCCGGATCAACGCTGACCGCCCAGCAGATCGAGAATAACGTCGTTCGGGTCTCCTACCAGGCGCTCGCGGCCGTCCTCGGGGGGACCCAGAGCCTCCACACCAACGGCAAAGACGAGGCTATCGGCCTGCCGACCGAGGAGTCCGTCCGAACGGCGTTGCGGACCCAGCAGATTCTCGCCCACGAGTCCGGCGCGGCGGACACCATCGACCCGCTCGCCGGGAGCTACTACGTCGAGTCGCTGACCGACGAACTCGAAGCGGAGGCCCGCGAACTCATCGAAGAGGTCGACGAGCGCGGCGGCATGCGCCGCTCCATCGAGGAGCAGTGGGTCCAGCGCCAGATTCAGGACGTGGCCTTCGAGCGCCAGCGCGAACAGGAGGAGGGCGAGCGCATCATCGTCGGCGTCAACGAGTATCAGGTCGAGGAAGAGGGCGAGCAAGACATCGAGGAGGTCGACGAGGCCGTCGAGCAGGCCCAGCAGGACAACGTCGCCACAGTTCGGGAGGAACGCGACGAGGAGGCCGTCGAGGCGAAACTCGACGCGCTCCGAGCCGCCGCCGAGGGCGACGAGAACGTCATGCCCTATATCATCGACGCGGTAAAGGCGTACGCCACGACCGGCGAGGTGTGTGACGTGTTCCGCGACGTGTTCGGCGAATACCAGCCCGGCTCGTCGATGTGA
- a CDS encoding peptidylprolyl isomerase, whose product MPIEPGDGVTIEYVGRFEDGDVFDTSRPEVAREHGLIEAQGVDASEYAPLSFTVGAGEIIEGIDEALVGMAAGEEATVTVPPEKAYGEFQPDRVREYDPDTFEGMVGKEPDVGIHVEAENGLHGDVTAVRDDVVEVDFNHELAGKTLVFDIEIVDVR is encoded by the coding sequence ATGCCAATCGAACCGGGTGACGGTGTCACCATCGAATACGTCGGCCGCTTCGAGGACGGGGACGTCTTCGATACGTCACGTCCCGAAGTCGCCAGAGAGCACGGCCTTATCGAGGCACAGGGCGTCGACGCGAGCGAGTACGCACCGCTTTCATTCACTGTCGGTGCAGGAGAGATCATCGAGGGGATCGACGAGGCGCTCGTCGGCATGGCTGCGGGCGAGGAAGCAACTGTCACAGTCCCCCCGGAGAAGGCCTACGGTGAGTTTCAGCCCGACCGCGTCCGCGAGTACGACCCCGACACGTTCGAGGGCATGGTGGGAAAAGAGCCCGACGTCGGAATCCATGTCGAGGCCGAAAACGGGCTTCACGGAGACGTGACTGCTGTCCGAGACGACGTCGTCGAGGTGGACTTTAACCACGAGTTGGCCGGCAAGACACTCGTGTTCGACATCGAAATCGTCGACGTCAGATAA
- a CDS encoding GNAT family N-acetyltransferase: MYVRDAKNREEVWLLDRIEEMGLDETAFRSRDYVVAIDEESHEKAGFGRIRIHKGGDEPVCELTSIGVLPEWRNQGVGAHVIERLVEYAGDEGFDTVYSLTNASEFLAQFGFERLEPAQLPDSLRDRLATKQENTQPDAVPLRVAVDRFEVPGHLRTRFKQASAGESEEAEPEEGPEDFGIDPDEATYKYDTGD, translated from the coding sequence ATGTACGTCCGGGATGCGAAAAACCGCGAGGAAGTCTGGTTGCTCGACCGTATCGAGGAGATGGGGCTGGACGAGACGGCTTTCAGATCCCGGGACTACGTTGTCGCTATCGACGAGGAGAGCCACGAGAAGGCGGGCTTTGGCCGCATCCGTATCCACAAGGGCGGCGACGAACCGGTTTGTGAACTGACCAGCATCGGTGTCCTGCCCGAATGGCGCAATCAGGGCGTCGGTGCCCACGTCATCGAGCGGCTAGTCGAGTACGCGGGCGATGAAGGGTTCGACACCGTCTACTCGCTGACGAACGCCTCGGAGTTCCTCGCGCAGTTCGGCTTCGAGCGCCTCGAGCCGGCGCAACTCCCTGACTCGCTTCGGGACCGGCTCGCGACCAAACAGGAGAACACCCAGCCGGACGCGGTACCGCTCCGGGTGGCCGTCGACCGATTCGAGGTACCCGGCCACCTCCGCACGCGGTTCAAGCAGGCTAGTGCCGGGGAATCCGAGGAGGCCGAGCCGGAGGAGGGTCCCGAAGACTTCGGCATCGACCCCGACGAAGCGACCTATAAGTACGACACGGGCGATTGA
- a CDS encoding helix-turn-helix domain-containing protein, which yields MISLEMDMVQYDCPYIDTTRDYEVSFLAKQWDFHPVERELETRIMVNGADREELDRGLNALEAHDHMESYQLLRRKGDLALIRSRIDETNAMSVIRDHSGYITGPFRIRDGSEIWHVGFDTERVAEGTLSELDRDNDYTIRSRESVDLEDYYDLLQNIDSAKRLVDGCRELSDVERDTLEKAVEGGYFDTPRDATLSSLAEEFGVSKMAISKNLRRSQRKILDRVTTAMNDVTE from the coding sequence ATGATATCGCTCGAGATGGACATGGTCCAGTACGACTGTCCGTACATCGACACGACACGGGACTACGAGGTGTCGTTTCTGGCCAAACAGTGGGATTTTCACCCTGTCGAGCGAGAGCTTGAGACCCGGATCATGGTCAACGGGGCGGACCGGGAAGAGCTGGACCGGGGGCTGAACGCGCTCGAAGCACACGACCACATGGAGTCTTATCAGCTGCTCCGCCGGAAGGGCGATCTGGCGCTCATCCGCTCGCGCATCGATGAGACGAACGCGATGAGCGTCATCCGCGACCACAGCGGCTACATCACCGGGCCGTTCCGCATCCGGGATGGGTCGGAGATCTGGCACGTCGGCTTCGATACCGAGCGCGTCGCCGAGGGGACCCTGTCGGAACTGGACCGGGACAACGACTACACGATCCGGTCCCGCGAGTCAGTCGACCTCGAAGATTACTACGACTTGCTACAGAACATCGATTCAGCGAAGCGGCTGGTCGATGGCTGTCGGGAACTATCGGACGTAGAACGAGATACGCTGGAGAAAGCCGTCGAAGGCGGCTACTTCGACACGCCCCGAGACGCCACCCTGTCGTCGCTCGCCGAGGAGTTCGGCGTCTCAAAGATGGCCATCTCAAAGAACCTCCGGCGGAGTCAGCGGAAGATACTCGACCGCGTCACGACGGCGATGAACGACGTGACGGAGTGA